The Setaria viridis chromosome 2, Setaria_viridis_v4.0, whole genome shotgun sequence DNA window GCCTCTGCTCTCCTCCCAAATGCTTGGCCTCCACTTGTCCGATGGGAACAGTGAAAGTGCAGTTTTTCGTTGCACGGAAACAAAAAGATTTCCCATCGGATTGATGATGCTGTTTGTGCTAATCTTGTTCCGAATTCACAAACAAAATCTCTTCTTTTTCCACAAACATTGATTCACAACCAAAGCTTCATCCTGACCTGAATCGTGCAAATTATTGCAGGAGCTACTACCGCTGCACGCACCGCCACTCTCAGGGATGCGCGGCGACGAAGCAGGTGCAGCGCGCTGACGAGGACCCGACGCTCTTCGACGTCATCTACCTCGGCGCGCACACCTGCGTCCAGAgcggagcggcggtggcggcggcaggcgagGCCGCCACGGCCACTCAGCAGCCGCCGGAGCACAACCCGAACGCCCACAGCCTCCTGCAGAGCCTGAGCTCCAGCCTGACGGTGAAGACCGAGGGGCTggccgcggcgccggagccgccgcagGGCTGGGTCGCCACCACGCCCTTCTGCCTCTCCTCGACTCCGGCGAGCGGGTGCCTGCAGGCGCCGGCCGAGCTCAGCCCGTTCtcggcgccgtcgacgacgtCCGAGAACTGGGGCTTGTCGCCGGCGACCTCGGACTCCAACCAGCACGCTGCCGTTTCTCTCCCGCCTTTCGAGGTTGTCGCCGGCGACGTGGAGTTCGAGTTCGGGGAGGTGGTGTCCGCGCTCGTCGGCATCCCCGACGACGACTTCGACATTTCAAGCTTCTTCGCGTGATCCACGGGGAGGAAGAGAGATTCTTACAAAACCTACCTGATGACCGCCCCCTCTGTGATGCTCTGCCGTTTGTTCAGGGGCAGAGGAGGGAAGACAAAAAGTTCTTCCTTCGTCAGAGCCATCCTAAAGGTTTAGGATATTTGAGAATAGTGGAGTTGTTAATTCGACAGACATGTGAAAGTAACGTGAAAGTTTCTGGTGAATTTAAGCATTGCCCAACATATTACTAGCGGTCTAGTGCAAACAAAGTTTGGGTGCTATTTAATCTGGTAAAGCCCTGAAAGTTCAATCATACCATGCATACATTGCTCCCTCTGTTTAGAAACGAATTAACTAGCTTGTGCTAAGAGTCATATGATTTGAGAATAGAGGTAGTAACTAGATTTTCTTACAGAAAACTACTCACTGCACTCACAACTGAGCAAAACCTTGGTTTTAACATTATGAATTATTGGTAAAGAATGTGAAACAGTAAGTGCACGTCTCCTTTCTAACCACAAAATGGCATTCTCAAGACTAACGGGACTTTGCATATTTGCTATTATAAATGACTCGATCACATATTTGCCATCAATATTTTTAGTAATCATGCATGCTATACAATCATGATGGAAAAACTATACAACTCTGCTTGGTCGAAAGTTTGCCTTTGTTCTCAACAGGGAAATAAAGCATCACCTTTTCAACCTCTCAATAATCTGTTCTGTTTTCTTTATCGATAACGGTTTGCTTTGCGTATATGCTCTGCCATTGTCAAGCACTCAAGACTGTTCCAGTTAAACCAGACATTCCGCGGTGTTTCGTCGGACTGATGACTGATCGCCTCGAGCTTAAATTCAAATGTTGCAGTGCGGCTACGCGACGATCGCGTCGAATATTCATGAGGCTTTCCAGGAAATTTGCATGGGTCGGCAGGCAGGACCGCAGGGGATCTGAAGGGAGATCGGAATGCAACCCATGCACGTCTGCACCACCAGTCACTCTCCGTTTTCTTCCTTCCCCTGCTTCCACATCTTGTGAGATGGGGTGTGGCGTCATGCTCCAGGACCCTTGCAAATGCCATGCTTGCGCAAGCATATCCAGCCTCACGGCCTGGCCGGCTTCCAGAGATAGACAAGAGAATGAAGGAAGGAATTTCTTTATTAAAAAcacaagagaagaaagggagagtacATAGGTTTTTAACGAACAAAAATTTATCCTGTGTTTTCAGCGATCCAGAAACTTTTGTTACTAAATATTTTTTCAATTGCATGTCATTTTAGCTTTAGTTTCCGAAGAAGATTCTTCCAGCACTAGGGACGCTTGGAGCCTTGGAGTGCAGGGAGTCACATCCGAAATTGAGTGCGCGAGCCTACTAGATTTGTCTACTCCGGAAGCTGAAAACTAGGCCGCTAGACCGATTCAACAGTAACAGCTACTCGATAGGAATGTTATTTTGTGATGGAAGGAAGACGTATGGATCTGTCCGTACCACGCATGCATGCTTCAATTCTCATATTCTTTAGGACCATTGCAGATAGAGAGAGACATGCATTGGGATCAAGGTCATGCCCGTCAAGTAACTCGTCTAAATTATTGTATTCGGCCCCCATCTACATGTTTGACAAAATTAAATGGACAAGAAAGTGCAGTCATTTTGAAGCAAGATGACAAGCAATAGATTATGTTTTTTGCAACCGCGCTAACCATTAGCGATCCAATGCAGTGTTCTACTCTGTTGagaaagttagaatgacttataatttgaaacggaaggaatttgaaacggaaggagtacgAAACTAAAGTCAACTAAAGTCAATGGGAAATGGCGGCGTGCGTGACGGGACTGGCCAACGGCGATGCGTGCATGTACCGAATTATATGATCAGTGAGCTGATGATGGCTATTATTATTAAAGCAAGGCATGATGCTAAAACATTGCCCCTTTTATCGATGTGATGATATTTATTTACTACCTACACTACAATAATTGGCTCATTAGGTAGGTCGTCCGGGTCCGGAAGACAAATCCTGCCTGGCCGACATCAATTCTTCGCTTCAGGGGCCCATGCACTCACGTCGAACCAGAACACTGTCAATCACAGCACCTGGTTTGGTttcctgcttatttttagcacccgtcacatcaaatatttagatactaattagcagtattaaacgtagactatttacaaaatccattacataagtggaggttaaacggcgagacgaatctattaagcctaattagttcatgatttgataatgtgttgctatagtaaatatttgctaatgatgaattaattaggcttaatagattcgtctcgccatttagcctccacttatgtaatgagctttgtaaatagtctatgtttaatactgtcgttgtcaagattagcagattaagactacggctagtaaatttcttttatgcgcgtaaggcttcggatggtggcgcgggaggacacgggattagactggttcgggcaaggaaagccctatgtccagtatgaggagctgctcgtattgcccacgcggggtctgtagtaggggttacaggcaagcgagagagggagctggtccagtctctt harbors:
- the LOC117842457 gene encoding uncharacterized protein, which codes for MASVVDGNGGGGGGGRVVMELSHIKDLVRQLEGHLGGGSQLQAQEVCRSLASQISSLTERSITLITSYYCLDAGRKRSAAASLLSDVSDAPFKTTKKRKTTEKVKNQVRVSSAAGGDIPADDGHSWRKYGQKEILGAKYPRSYYRCTHRHSQGCAATKQVQRADEDPTLFDVIYLGAHTCVQSGAAVAAAGEAATATQQPPEHNPNAHSLLQSLSSSLTVKTEGLAAAPEPPQGWVATTPFCLSSTPASGCLQAPAELSPFSAPSTTSENWGLSPATSDSNQHAAVSLPPFEVVAGDVEFEFGEVVSALVGIPDDDFDISSFFA